In a single window of the Suttonella indologenes genome:
- a CDS encoding efflux RND transporter periplasmic adaptor subunit gives MRYGQKPSIAALALSIMLALNSTQVLAQGTPPPPMVDVLTVAPQTVVLTENLPARLEASREAVIVPRVSGIVQERLFQEGAFVRTGEVLYRLDSGTFDAALNTAKAGLGQAKAALGQAQASRDLYRATVNRYAPLVKANAVSRQTYDEAKANLQVQESNIAAAQARIAAAQANIESAQINLSYTEIKSPISGVIGRSAVTEGAYVVASQSQMAEVRQLNPLYVNITQSAGTLMNLRRNLQSGAVQSGGTNEIEILLEDGSTYAHKGRLLFVNQTVDQNTGEISIRAEVPNPEGDLLPGLYVRVSVPQSSMNHAYLLPQQAVTRGATDTVLVVNEDGSFRPQLVKIAGQQGSSWIVSEGLESGMKVIVEGQAKLMMGAKSVQTREWGSTDKQQEAAPAADAAPTENAQAAEAGEPAAQAVSGGSLPKARDLSAE, from the coding sequence ATGAGATATGGGCAGAAACCGTCTATTGCGGCATTGGCTTTAAGCATTATGTTGGCGCTGAATTCAACGCAGGTTCTGGCGCAGGGCACGCCGCCACCGCCGATGGTGGATGTATTGACAGTGGCGCCGCAAACGGTGGTGCTGACGGAGAATCTGCCCGCACGTTTGGAAGCCTCGCGCGAGGCGGTGATTGTGCCGCGCGTTAGCGGTATTGTGCAGGAGCGATTGTTCCAAGAGGGAGCTTTTGTGCGTACCGGCGAGGTGTTGTACCGCTTGGACAGCGGCACCTTTGATGCGGCTTTGAATACGGCGAAAGCGGGCTTGGGTCAGGCGAAGGCGGCTTTGGGACAGGCGCAGGCAAGCCGCGATCTGTATCGCGCCACGGTTAACCGCTATGCGCCTTTGGTAAAAGCCAATGCGGTATCGCGGCAGACTTATGACGAGGCGAAAGCCAATTTGCAGGTGCAGGAAAGTAATATTGCCGCCGCGCAGGCCCGTATTGCCGCCGCGCAGGCCAATATTGAAAGTGCGCAAATCAATTTGAGCTATACGGAAATCAAATCGCCGATTAGCGGTGTTATCGGACGTTCGGCGGTAACAGAAGGCGCTTATGTGGTGGCTTCGCAAAGCCAAATGGCGGAAGTACGCCAGTTGAATCCTCTGTATGTGAATATTACGCAATCCGCCGGCACTCTGATGAATTTGCGCCGTAATCTGCAAAGCGGCGCGGTGCAGTCCGGCGGTACAAATGAAATCGAGATTTTGCTGGAAGACGGCAGCACTTATGCGCATAAAGGGCGTTTGCTGTTCGTCAATCAGACGGTGGATCAAAACACGGGCGAAATCAGTATCCGTGCGGAAGTACCCAATCCCGAGGGCGATTTGCTGCCGGGGCTGTATGTGCGCGTCAGCGTGCCGCAGTCGAGCATGAATCATGCCTATTTGCTGCCGCAGCAGGCGGTAACGCGCGGCGCTACCGATACGGTGCTGGTGGTTAATGAAGACGGCAGTTTCCGTCCGCAGCTGGTCAAAATCGCCGGACAGCAGGGTAGCAGCTGGATTGTCAGCGAGGGCCTGGAAAGCGGCATGAAAGTGATTGTCGAAGGTCAGGCAAAATTGATGATGGGCGCGAAAAGCGTGCAAACCCGCGAATGGGGCAGCACTGATAAGCAGCAAGAAGCAGCACCTGCAGCGGATGCTGCGCCCACAGAGAATGCCCAAGCGGCTGAAGCTGGCGAACCTGCTGCGCAAGCGGTTTCAGGTGGCAGTTTGCCTAAGGCGCGCGATTTAAGCGCTGAGTAG
- a CDS encoding TetR/AcrR family transcriptional regulator: MRRTKAEAEQTRQDILHTALQLFDEQGYTATTLVQIAKQVGLTRGAIYWHFKDKSDILRALGEYYLQPHIQKMAQALHHENSWQESCETLIVLFSHFHDPQRLRLVHLCHTQRGIAAENSDIYQMMQHYGNIWEKQLRELIERACAKAEIPDNTNQALALIQIGCTLSGLIDLFVKPLAITPQEISRYAPHILRQTFANIAAGQCCEPCL, encoded by the coding sequence ATGCGCCGTACCAAAGCCGAAGCCGAGCAAACCCGCCAAGACATCTTGCATACCGCCCTGCAACTTTTTGACGAGCAGGGCTATACCGCCACCACGCTCGTGCAAATCGCCAAGCAAGTCGGCTTGACAAGAGGAGCAATCTACTGGCATTTCAAAGACAAAAGCGACATTCTGCGTGCCTTGGGCGAATATTATCTGCAACCGCACATCCAAAAAATGGCGCAAGCCCTGCACCATGAAAACAGCTGGCAGGAAAGCTGCGAAACCCTCATCGTGCTTTTCAGCCATTTTCACGACCCGCAACGCCTGCGCTTGGTGCATCTCTGCCATACCCAACGCGGCATTGCTGCGGAAAACAGCGATATTTACCAAATGATGCAGCACTACGGCAATATCTGGGAAAAGCAACTGCGCGAACTCATCGAGCGCGCCTGCGCTAAAGCGGAAATCCCCGACAATACCAATCAAGCCCTAGCTCTTATTCAAATCGGCTGCACCCTTTCGGGGCTGATTGACCTATTCGTCAAACCCCTTGCCATCACGCCGCAGGAAATCAGCCGCTACGCCCCGCATATCCTGCGCCAAACCTTTGCCAATATCGCCGCCGGACAATGCTGCGAGCCGTGCCTATGA
- a CDS encoding DUF945 family protein — protein sequence MKILRRCLLVLVFILFGIWLVSPPLAGILIEKRIAAQLPAWQQQLARQGIELQLHSYQRGYWQSQALWQISQRGQSLSHIRMHIRHGALSSAGANLIRLDWQHEAMPEDLIRQPVQGHIRINLQAQLIADIRSQAGQQSGSAVLRLSVLQPQEAHLQAENLMMRGELPPLRLNAHLHSTNRQRPNSAPANLPPALQKLIAQDWQLDADLILYPTQPQAEIQARLILKEQFNNALQLIALRQRGSLITLLEDSSLSLQLPLEHANPQAVLDFLARPPLLLKGAFEEKNAAWQAHWQVQKGKLHSKIL from the coding sequence ATGAAAATCTTGCGTCGCTGTCTGCTCGTCCTCGTCTTTATCCTATTCGGTATCTGGCTCGTCTCGCCGCCGCTTGCCGGTATCCTCATCGAAAAACGCATCGCCGCGCAACTGCCTGCATGGCAGCAGCAACTTGCCCGCCAAGGCATCGAGCTACAGCTGCACAGCTACCAGCGCGGCTACTGGCAATCGCAAGCCCTGTGGCAGATTTCGCAGCGCGGACAATCGCTAAGCCACATCCGCATGCACATTCGCCACGGTGCACTCTCCAGCGCCGGCGCCAACCTTATCCGCCTCGACTGGCAGCATGAAGCCATGCCCGAAGATCTCATCCGCCAGCCTGTGCAGGGACATATCCGTATCAACCTGCAAGCGCAATTGATTGCCGATATCCGCAGCCAAGCAGGACAGCAGTCCGGCAGCGCCGTATTGCGCCTTTCTGTGCTCCAGCCGCAAGAAGCGCATCTGCAAGCCGAAAACCTTATGATGCGCGGCGAACTGCCGCCTTTGCGCCTAAACGCACATCTGCACAGCACAAACCGCCAAAGACCAAACAGCGCCCCTGCAAACCTGCCGCCAGCGCTGCAAAAACTCATCGCGCAAGACTGGCAACTCGACGCCGACCTTATCCTTTACCCCACCCAGCCCCAAGCGGAAATCCAAGCGCGCCTAATCCTGAAAGAACAATTTAACAATGCCTTGCAACTGATTGCCCTGCGCCAACGCGGCAGCCTGATAACCTTGCTGGAAGACTCCAGCCTCAGCCTGCAACTGCCGCTTGAGCATGCAAACCCGCAGGCCGTCCTCGACTTCCTTGCCCGCCCGCCCCTGCTCTTGAAGGGCGCATTCGAGGAAAAAAATGCCGCTTGGCAAGCGCATTGGCAGGTGCAAAAAGGAAAACTCCATTCCAAAATCCTGTGA